From the Anguilla anguilla isolate fAngAng1 chromosome 8, fAngAng1.pri, whole genome shotgun sequence genome, one window contains:
- the LOC118233287 gene encoding heterogeneous nuclear ribonucleoprotein R-like isoform X1, with translation MAAEVNGSSAQVKEEVKEEEEVKEEEEPMDIGVTHTENYQTLIDAGLPQKVAERLDNIFQTGLVAYADLDERAIDALREFNEEGALSVLQQFKESDLSHVQNKSAFLCGVMKTYRQREKQGNKVQESTKGPDESKIKALLERTGYTLDVTTGQRKYGGPPPEGVFSGTQPGVGTEVFVGKIPRDLYEDELVPLFEKAGPIWDLRLMMDPLSGQNRGYAFITFCNKEAAQEAVKLCDNYEIRSGKYLGVCVSVANNRLFVGSIPKNKTRESILEDFSKVTEGLMEVILYHQPDDKKKNRGFCFLEYEDHKSAAQARRRLMSGKVKVWGNPVTVEWADPVEEPDPEIMAKVKVLFVRKLATAVTEELLEKTFSQFGKLERVKKLKDYAFVHFQDRDAAVKAMEEMNGKELEGEQIEIVLAKPPDKKRKDRQAARQTSRNVGYDDYYYYPPPRMPPPMRGRGRGARGGYAYPPDYYSHEEYYDDYYGYDYHDYRGGYEDPYYGYDDVYPPRGRGGRVSRGAPPPPRARGAPLPRGRGGYPQRGVPLGAPRGGRGGRGGPSQQQRGRGARGSRGNRGGNVGGKRKADVYNQPDSKRRQTNNQQNWGSQPIAQQPLQQGADYSGNYGYSNDTLEFSQDSYGQQWK, from the exons ATGGCCGCCGAGGTGAACGGCAGCTCTGCACAAgtgaaggaggaggtgaaggaagaggaggaggtgaaggaggaggaggagcccatGGACATCGGTGTTACGCACACTGAGAACTACCAAACACTCATCGATGCTGGTCTTCCGCAGAAAGTAGCTGAGAGGCTGGACAACATCTTTCAGACAG GGCTTGTGGCGTATGCTGACCTGGATGAGCGGGCCATTGATGCCCTGCGGGAGTTCAACGAGGAGGGAGCACTCTCCGTGCTGCAGCAGTTCAAGGAGAGCGACTTGTCTCATGTGCAG AATAAAAGTGCGTTCCTGTGTGGCGTCATGAAGAcctacagacagagagaaaagcaagGGAACAAAGTGCAAGAATCCACCAAGGGGCCCGATGAGTCTAAGATAAAG GCCCTCCTGGAGAGGACAGGGTACACCCTGGACGTCACCACAGGACAGAGGAAGTATGGGGGACCCCCACCCGAGGGGGTGTTTTCAGGAACGCAGCCTGGGGTCGGAACAGAG gtttttgtagGAAAGATTCCAAGAGACCTATACGAAGATGAGCTGGTCCCCCTGTTTGAGAAGGCCGGTCCCATCTGGGACCTGCGGCTGATGATGGATCCACTGTCGGGTCAGAACCGAGGCTACGCCTTCATCACCTTTTGCAACAAGGAGGCGGCGCAAGAGGCAGTCAAACTG TGTGATAACTATGAAATCCGGTCAGGAAAATACCTGGGTGTGTGCGTCTCCGTTGCAAACAACCGCTTGTTTGTGGGATCAATTCCGAAAAACAAGACCAGAGAAAGCATTTTGGAAGATTTCAGCAAAGTTACAG AGGGCCTCATGGAGGTCATCCTGTACCACCAGCCGGACGACAAGAAGAAGAACCGCGGCTTCTGCTTCCTGGAGTACGAGGACCACAAGTCTGCCGCACAGGCCCGCCGCCGGCTCATGAGCGGCAAAGTGAAGGTGTGGGGGAACCCGGTCACGGTGGAGTGGGCTGACCCGGTAGAGGAACCCGACCCAGAGATCATGGCAAAG GTGAAGGTGCTGTTTGTGAGGAAGCTGGCCACGGCTGTCACAGAGGAGCTCTTGGAGAAGACTTTCTCTCAGTTCGGGAAGCTGGAGCGCGTGAAGAAGCTGAAAGATTACGCCTTTGTTCACTTCCAGGACAGAGACGCGGCTGTTAAG GCAATGGAAGAGATGAACGGGAAGGAGCTAGAGGGAGAGCAGATTGAGATCGTTCTGGCCAAACCTCCAGACAAAAAgaggaaagacagacaggcggCACGGCAGACATCCAGAAACGTGGG GTacgatgattattattactatccTCCACCACGCATGCCGCCCCCCATGAGAGGCAGGGGCCGTGGGGCTAGGGGGGGCTATGCTTACCCTCCAGACTACTACAGCCACGAGGAGTACTATGACGATTACTACGGCTATGACTATCACGACTACCGGGGCGGATACGAAGACCCCTACTACGGCTACGACGACGTCTACCCCcccagagggaggggaggcCGGGTGAGCAGGGgcgcgccccctccccctcgcgcCCGGGGTGCACCGCTCCCCCGCGGGAGAGGAGGCTACCCCCAGAGGGGGGTGCCTCTGGGCGCGCCAAGGGGCGGCCGAGGCGGCCGGGGAGGCCCGTCCCAGCAGCAGAGGGGCCGCGGCGCTCGGGGCTCCAGGGGAAACCGCGGGGGCAACGTGGGCGGGAAGAGGAAGGCCGACGTGTACAACCAGCCTGACTCCAAGCGGCGCCAGACCAACAACCAGCAGAACTGGGGGTCCCAGCCCATCGCCCAGCAACCCCTGCAGCAAGGTGCCGACTATTCCGGTAACTATGGTTACAGTAATGACACCCTGGAGTTTTCTCAGGATTCTTATGGGCAACAGTGGAAGTAG
- the LOC118233293 gene encoding ATPase inhibitor B, mitochondrial codes for MSRLLKSNLRGFLITQIRMSSDQLGELGKGAGKGGGGGGSVREAGGALGKRQAAEEERYFKRKEQEQLAALRRHHEEEIDHHKKEIERLQREIDRHKGKIRKLKHDD; via the exons ATGTCTCGGCTGCTTAAATCAAATTTGAGGGGTTTCCTAATTACCCAAATCAGGATGTCATCCGACCAG CTGGGTGAGCTGGGTAAAGGAGCTGGAaagggaggtggtggtggaggttcAGTCCGGGAGGCTGGAGGAGCCTTAGGCAAGAGGCAGGCAGCTGAAGAAGAGAGATACTTCAA GCGTAAGGAACAGGAGCAGCTGGCTGCACTGAGAAGACATCATGAGGAGGAGATTGACCACCACAAGAAGGAAATTGAGCGTCTTCAGCGAGAAATCGATCGCCACAAGGGCAAGATCAGGAAACTGAAGCATGACGACTAA
- the LOC118233287 gene encoding heterogeneous nuclear ribonucleoprotein R-like isoform X2, translating into MAAEVNGSSAQVKEEVKEEEEVKEEEEPMDIGVTHTENYQTLIDAGLPQKVAERLDNIFQTGLVAYADLDERAIDALREFNEEGALSVLQQFKESDLSHVQNKSAFLCGVMKTYRQREKQGNKVQESTKGPDESKIKALLERTGYTLDVTTGQRKYGGPPPEGVFSGTQPGVGTEVFVGKIPRDLYEDELVPLFEKAGPIWDLRLMMDPLSGQNRGYAFITFCNKEAAQEAVKLCDNYEIRSGKYLGVCVSVANNRLFVGSIPKNKTRESILEDFSKVTEGLMEVILYHQPDDKKKNRGFCFLEYEDHKSAAQARRRLMSGKVKVWGNPVTVEWADPVEEPDPEIMAKVKVLFVRKLATAVTEELLEKTFSQFGKLERVKKLKDYAFVHFQDRDAAVKAMEEMNGKELEGEQIEIVLAKPPDKKRKDRQAARQTSRNVGYDDYYYYPPPRMPPPMRGRGRGARGGYAYPPDYYSHEEYYDDYYGYDYHDYRGGYEDPYYGYDDVYPPRGRGGRVSRGAPPPPRARGAPLPRGRGGYPQRGVPLGAPRGGRGGRGGPSQQQRGRGARGSRGNRGGNVGGKRKADVYNQPDSKRRQTNNQQNWGSQPIAQQPLQQGADYSGGESRAGALA; encoded by the exons ATGGCCGCCGAGGTGAACGGCAGCTCTGCACAAgtgaaggaggaggtgaaggaagaggaggaggtgaaggaggaggaggagcccatGGACATCGGTGTTACGCACACTGAGAACTACCAAACACTCATCGATGCTGGTCTTCCGCAGAAAGTAGCTGAGAGGCTGGACAACATCTTTCAGACAG GGCTTGTGGCGTATGCTGACCTGGATGAGCGGGCCATTGATGCCCTGCGGGAGTTCAACGAGGAGGGAGCACTCTCCGTGCTGCAGCAGTTCAAGGAGAGCGACTTGTCTCATGTGCAG AATAAAAGTGCGTTCCTGTGTGGCGTCATGAAGAcctacagacagagagaaaagcaagGGAACAAAGTGCAAGAATCCACCAAGGGGCCCGATGAGTCTAAGATAAAG GCCCTCCTGGAGAGGACAGGGTACACCCTGGACGTCACCACAGGACAGAGGAAGTATGGGGGACCCCCACCCGAGGGGGTGTTTTCAGGAACGCAGCCTGGGGTCGGAACAGAG gtttttgtagGAAAGATTCCAAGAGACCTATACGAAGATGAGCTGGTCCCCCTGTTTGAGAAGGCCGGTCCCATCTGGGACCTGCGGCTGATGATGGATCCACTGTCGGGTCAGAACCGAGGCTACGCCTTCATCACCTTTTGCAACAAGGAGGCGGCGCAAGAGGCAGTCAAACTG TGTGATAACTATGAAATCCGGTCAGGAAAATACCTGGGTGTGTGCGTCTCCGTTGCAAACAACCGCTTGTTTGTGGGATCAATTCCGAAAAACAAGACCAGAGAAAGCATTTTGGAAGATTTCAGCAAAGTTACAG AGGGCCTCATGGAGGTCATCCTGTACCACCAGCCGGACGACAAGAAGAAGAACCGCGGCTTCTGCTTCCTGGAGTACGAGGACCACAAGTCTGCCGCACAGGCCCGCCGCCGGCTCATGAGCGGCAAAGTGAAGGTGTGGGGGAACCCGGTCACGGTGGAGTGGGCTGACCCGGTAGAGGAACCCGACCCAGAGATCATGGCAAAG GTGAAGGTGCTGTTTGTGAGGAAGCTGGCCACGGCTGTCACAGAGGAGCTCTTGGAGAAGACTTTCTCTCAGTTCGGGAAGCTGGAGCGCGTGAAGAAGCTGAAAGATTACGCCTTTGTTCACTTCCAGGACAGAGACGCGGCTGTTAAG GCAATGGAAGAGATGAACGGGAAGGAGCTAGAGGGAGAGCAGATTGAGATCGTTCTGGCCAAACCTCCAGACAAAAAgaggaaagacagacaggcggCACGGCAGACATCCAGAAACGTGGG GTacgatgattattattactatccTCCACCACGCATGCCGCCCCCCATGAGAGGCAGGGGCCGTGGGGCTAGGGGGGGCTATGCTTACCCTCCAGACTACTACAGCCACGAGGAGTACTATGACGATTACTACGGCTATGACTATCACGACTACCGGGGCGGATACGAAGACCCCTACTACGGCTACGACGACGTCTACCCCcccagagggaggggaggcCGGGTGAGCAGGGgcgcgccccctccccctcgcgcCCGGGGTGCACCGCTCCCCCGCGGGAGAGGAGGCTACCCCCAGAGGGGGGTGCCTCTGGGCGCGCCAAGGGGCGGCCGAGGCGGCCGGGGAGGCCCGTCCCAGCAGCAGAGGGGCCGCGGCGCTCGGGGCTCCAGGGGAAACCGCGGGGGCAACGTGGGCGGGAAGAGGAAGGCCGACGTGTACAACCAGCCTGACTCCAAGCGGCGCCAGACCAACAACCAGCAGAACTGGGGGTCCCAGCCCATCGCCCAGCAACCCCTGCAGCAAGGTGCCGACTATTCCG GTGGCGAATCGAGAGCGGGCGCGCTAGCATGA